Below is a window of Deltaproteobacteria bacterium DNA.
CGTCCCCTCGATGAGACGGCCGACGGGGCCGCTCTTTCCGAAGGCGACGAGGAGATAGTAGCCCAGGACCGTGGGCGGTATGACAAGGGGCTGCATGACCACCACGTCGACGATGTGCTTTCCCGGAAAGTCGCGCCTTGCAAGGAGCAGGGCGAGGGCGAGCCCCACGGCGACCATGAAGAGCGTGGCGGTGAACGAGACCTTGATCGTGAGATAGAGGGGGAAGAGAGTGTCCATCGCCCTCAGCGGGCTCCGGCCGGGGCGGCGAGCCCGTAACGGGTGAAGACGGCCCTCCCGGCGGGACCGGCCGCGTACCGGAGGAAACGCCCGGCTTCGGCCCCGTCAGCGGCGCGGCGCAGTACGGCCGCCGCCTGCCTCACCGGCTCGTGGAGCGAGGGGTCCACGGGATAGGTATCGACGCCCTCGGCGCGGGCCACGGAAAGGGCGACTATGCCGACCGGAACGTCGCCCGTGCGGACAAAGCGCAACACCTGCCGGACGTTCTCGCCGTAGACCACCTTCTCCCTGACCGTCTCCCAGACCCCGGCGGACTCGAGCGCCTGCCTCGCGGCCCGGCCGTAAGGGGCGTGGGAGGGATTGGCCAGCGCTATGCGCCGCACCCGTGCAGAGGCCAGGTCCGCAAGCGTCGACACGGCCGCTCCGGCGGAGCGGTTCACTGCCATGGCCAGGCGGCCCTCGGCGTAGGTCGTCTCGGTGCCCTCCATTACGAGCCCCTTCTCTTTCAGGTCCTCGATGTAGCTTTCGTGGGCGGCGAAGAAGACGTCGAAGGGCGCGCCGTGGATTATCTGGCGGGCGAGCATGCCGGTCGAGCCGTAGGAGACGACGACCTTAACACCGGTCTCCTCTTCGTAGGAGGCCGCTATCTCGTCGAGGGCGAGGCTCAGCGACGCCGCCGCCGCCACGGTAAGGCGCGACGCCGCGGCGGCCCCGGCGCCCGGAAGCGCCCCGTGGACGATGATGCCCGCAAGAGCCGCTATGGTTGTCAGGGCCCAGGCGACGGGCTTCACGACGCTGACCCTCAGTATGCGTAAAGGTTGCCGTATGGTCTCGAAGATACGGGGATGAGTTTCTTGAAGGGCTCGGCCGTCACCTCGTCGATGTCGATCCCCAGGTCCGCGCAGTACTCCTCGAGGTAGCGGCGAAGCTCCTTCATGTCCTGCTCCGTCGGATCGAGCACGCCCACTTCCTTGCCGCAGCGAAAGTCGTCGATCTCGCCCCTTATGTAGATCACGCCGCCGTGCATGCCGGTGCCGATGTAGTCGCCGATAAGGGGCTCTCCCGGCGCCCTGTCAAGGCCCAGCAGCACGAGCACCCCGCCGGCCATGTACTCGCCGAAGAAGTCGCCGGCCGTGCCGCCCGCTATGATGACGGGGAGCTGCTTTCTGTAGCCCTTCATGTGGATGCCCACGCGGTAGCCCACGTTGCCGCGGATATGGAGCTTTCCGCCCCGCATGCCGTAGCCGAGGACGTCGCCTGCGTGGCCGTGGATGACGACCTTGCCGCTGTTCATGGTGTTTCCTATGTTGTCCTGGGCGTTGCCCTTCACGATGACGGTCGGTCCGTCCATGAAGGCCGACAGATCGTTGCCCGGCACGCCCTCGACCGTGATGGTCACGGGCTCTCGTATGCCGTCGGCGATGTAGTACTGGCCGTTGACGTTCCTGAGCACGATCTCCTTCTCGCCCGCGGCCACGGCCTCGCGCACCTTCTCGTTGAGCACCCTGTAGTAAAGACCCTTTGCGTCTATCTCCAGCATCTTTCGACCTTTCCCATGTTGCTTGCCCCCTCTCGGAGAGACCGGGGAGGCTCCGATCCATTCTATTCTTCTATTGCGTCCCGCCAGCGCCGGCCGCTTCGGGGGCGGTCCCCGTGAGGTCCGGCCCGCGCCGGG
It encodes the following:
- the modA gene encoding molybdate ABC transporter substrate-binding protein, which gives rise to MRGPGDRHRRGDGRALQETHPRIFETIRQPLRILRVSVVKPVAWALTTIAALAGIIVHGALPGAGAAAASRLTVAAAASLSLALDEIAASYEEETGVKVVVSYGSTGMLARQIIHGAPFDVFFAAHESYIEDLKEKGLVMEGTETTYAEGRLAMAVNRSAGAAVSTLADLASARVRRIALANPSHAPYGRAARQALESAGVWETVREKVVYGENVRQVLRFVRTGDVPVGIVALSVARAEGVDTYPVDPSLHEPVRQAAAVLRRAADGAEAGRFLRYAAGPAGRAVFTRYGLAAPAGAR